In one window of Epinephelus fuscoguttatus linkage group LG20, E.fuscoguttatus.final_Chr_v1 DNA:
- the tmem184ba gene encoding transmembrane protein 184ba isoform X2, with the protein MLKLWRRDVPLSERLGEDSPLAAAPVPPPTAAPTGPNISWLPEAPLLGQDPPIFLMTPAAQAVSGFFVWTALILTCHQIYMHLRFYSSPREQRHIVRILFIVPIYAFDSWLSLLFFTNDQYYVYFDTVRDCYEAFVIYNFLSLCYEYLGGESAIMAEIRGKPIESSCMYGTCCLRGKAYSIGFLRFCKQATLQFCVVKPLMAIITVILQAYGKYKDGDFNVASGYLYVTIIYNISVSLSLYALFLFYFSTRELLSPYSPMLKFLMVKSVIFLSFWQGMLLAILEKCGAIPQINSEEVSVGEGTVAAGYQNFIICIEMFFAALALRHAFTYRVYMDKSLDSQGRRAPMKSISSSLKETMNPGDMVQDAIHNFSPAYQQYTQQSTLEQGAPPPVSRTHSAVSGRGDTEKTLLLSSDDEF; encoded by the exons ATGTTGAAGCTGTGGAGGCGAGACGTGCCGCTCTCGGAGAGGCTGGGGGAGGACTCTCCTCTGGCCGCAGCACCCGTCCCCCCGCCAACGGCAGCTCCGACAGGCCCCAACATTTCATGGCTCCCCGAAGCCCCACTGCTGGGCCAAGACCCGCCCATCTTCCTCATGACCCCTGCTGCTCAGGCTGTGTCTGGCTTCTTCGTCTGGACCGCACTCATCCTCACCTGTCACCAG ATCTACATGCACCTACGTTTCTACAGCTCGCCAAGGGAGCAGCGCCACATTGTACGGATCCTCTTCATCGTTCCTATCTACGCCTTCGACTCTTGGCTCAGTCTCCTTTTCTTCACCAACGACCAGTACTACGTGTACTTTGACACCGTCAGGGACTGCTATGAGG CATTTGTAATTTACAACTTCCTGAGCCTGTGCTATGAGTACCTGGGAGGAGAGAGCGCCATCATGGCGGAGATCAGAGGGAAACCCATCGA GTCCAGCTGTATGTACGGCACCTGCTGTCTGAGGGGGAAGGCCTACTCCATCGGCTTCCTGCGGTTCTGTAAGCAGGCCACTCTGCAGTTCTGCGTGGTCAAACCACTGATGGCCATCATCACGGTCATCCTGCAGGCCTACGGCAAATACAAGGACGGAGACTTCAA TGTTGCCAGCGGTTACCTGTACGTGACCATCATCTACAACATCTCCGTCAGCTTGTCCCTGTATgccctcttcctcttctactTCTCCACCAGGGAGCTGCTCAGCCCTTACAGCCCCATGCTCAAGTTCCTCATGGTCAAGTCCgtcatcttcctctccttctggCAGG GCATGTTGCTCGCCATCCTGGAGAAGTGCGGGGCCATTCCCCAGATTAACTCAGAGGAGGTGTCTGTCGGCGAGGGGACGGTCGCCGCCGGCTATCAGAACTTTATCATTTGCATCGAGATGTTTTTCGCGGCGCTGGCTCTGCGTCACGCTTTCACATACAGAGTCTACATGGACAAGAGTCTTGATTCACAAG GCCGCCGTGCCCCCATGAAGAGCATCTCCAGCAGCCTGAAGGAGACCATGAACCCGGGTGATATGGTCCAGGACGCCATCCACAACTTCTCTCCAGCCTACCAACAGTACACCCAGCAGTCCACGCTGGAGCAAGGGGCGCCGCCACCTGTCTCCCGCACCCACAGCGCCGTCAGCGGCCGTGGCGACACAGAGAAGACGCTCCTGCTCAGCTCTGATGACGAATTCTAG
- the tmem184ba gene encoding transmembrane protein 184ba isoform X1 → MLKLWRRDVPLSERLGEDSPLAAAPVPPPTAAPTGPNISWLPEAPLLGQDPPIFLMTPAAQAVSGFFVWTALILTCHQIYMHLRFYSSPREQRHIVRILFIVPIYAFDSWLSLLFFTNDQYYVYFDTVRDCYEAFVIYNFLSLCYEYLGGESAIMAEIRGKPIESSCMYGTCCLRGKAYSIGFLRFCKQATLQFCVVKPLMAIITVILQAYGKYKDGDFNVASGYLYVTIIYNISVSLSLYALFLFYFSTRELLSPYSPMLKFLMVKSVIFLSFWQGMLLAILEKCGAIPQINSEEVSVGEGTVAAGYQNFIICIEMFFAALALRHAFTYRVYMDKSLDSQGPVPTYGEFGRRAPMKSISSSLKETMNPGDMVQDAIHNFSPAYQQYTQQSTLEQGAPPPVSRTHSAVSGRGDTEKTLLLSSDDEF, encoded by the exons ATGTTGAAGCTGTGGAGGCGAGACGTGCCGCTCTCGGAGAGGCTGGGGGAGGACTCTCCTCTGGCCGCAGCACCCGTCCCCCCGCCAACGGCAGCTCCGACAGGCCCCAACATTTCATGGCTCCCCGAAGCCCCACTGCTGGGCCAAGACCCGCCCATCTTCCTCATGACCCCTGCTGCTCAGGCTGTGTCTGGCTTCTTCGTCTGGACCGCACTCATCCTCACCTGTCACCAG ATCTACATGCACCTACGTTTCTACAGCTCGCCAAGGGAGCAGCGCCACATTGTACGGATCCTCTTCATCGTTCCTATCTACGCCTTCGACTCTTGGCTCAGTCTCCTTTTCTTCACCAACGACCAGTACTACGTGTACTTTGACACCGTCAGGGACTGCTATGAGG CATTTGTAATTTACAACTTCCTGAGCCTGTGCTATGAGTACCTGGGAGGAGAGAGCGCCATCATGGCGGAGATCAGAGGGAAACCCATCGA GTCCAGCTGTATGTACGGCACCTGCTGTCTGAGGGGGAAGGCCTACTCCATCGGCTTCCTGCGGTTCTGTAAGCAGGCCACTCTGCAGTTCTGCGTGGTCAAACCACTGATGGCCATCATCACGGTCATCCTGCAGGCCTACGGCAAATACAAGGACGGAGACTTCAA TGTTGCCAGCGGTTACCTGTACGTGACCATCATCTACAACATCTCCGTCAGCTTGTCCCTGTATgccctcttcctcttctactTCTCCACCAGGGAGCTGCTCAGCCCTTACAGCCCCATGCTCAAGTTCCTCATGGTCAAGTCCgtcatcttcctctccttctggCAGG GCATGTTGCTCGCCATCCTGGAGAAGTGCGGGGCCATTCCCCAGATTAACTCAGAGGAGGTGTCTGTCGGCGAGGGGACGGTCGCCGCCGGCTATCAGAACTTTATCATTTGCATCGAGATGTTTTTCGCGGCGCTGGCTCTGCGTCACGCTTTCACATACAGAGTCTACATGGACAAGAGTCTTGATTCACAAG GACCCGTTCCTACATATGGAGAGTTTG GCCGCCGTGCCCCCATGAAGAGCATCTCCAGCAGCCTGAAGGAGACCATGAACCCGGGTGATATGGTCCAGGACGCCATCCACAACTTCTCTCCAGCCTACCAACAGTACACCCAGCAGTCCACGCTGGAGCAAGGGGCGCCGCCACCTGTCTCCCGCACCCACAGCGCCGTCAGCGGCCGTGGCGACACAGAGAAGACGCTCCTGCTCAGCTCTGATGACGAATTCTAG